The following proteins come from a genomic window of Phacochoerus africanus isolate WHEZ1 chromosome 9, ROS_Pafr_v1, whole genome shotgun sequence:
- the NEDD8 gene encoding NEDD8 — translation MLIKVKTLTGKEIEIDIEPTDKVERIKERVEEKEGIPPQQQRLIYSGKQMNDEKTAADYKILGGSVLHLVLALRGGGGLRQ, via the exons ATGCTAATTAAAGTGAAG ACGCTGACGGGAAAGGAGATTGAGATTGACATTGAACCCACAGACAAG GTGGAGCGAATCAAAGAGCgtgtggaggagaaagagggaattcCCCCACAGCAGCAGCGGCTCATCTACAGTGGTAAACAGAT GAACGATGAGAAGACAGCAGCTGATTACAAGATACTAGGTggctctgtcctccacctggtGTTGGCTCTGAGAGGAGGAGGTGGTCTTAGGCAGTGA